From Dechloromonas sp. A34:
CGCGCGCTGATGTCGGTCAGGCTGCCGACCACCCGCTCGGTTCGGCCCTCGGCATCGCGCACGATATGAACACAATCGGAGATATGCAGCCAATGGCCAGCGCTGTGTCGCATGCGGTACTCCAGTTGAATCTGGCCGCTACGCGCTTTCAGGTCGCGAAATATCTCCTTCCGGATCCGCTCCAGATCCGCCGGATGGACATTCTCGCGCCACCAGGACCGGCCGGATTCGGCATCCAGCCCGCTGACGCCGAAGATGCGACCGAGACCGCTGGACCAAAAGGTCGTATCGGTCTCCCGATCCCAGTCGTAAACCACGCCGGCCACCGCCTCCATGGCCAGGCGAAAGCGCGATTCGCTGGCCGAGAGCGCGGCCTCGGCGCGTTTGCGCTCGGTGATGTCCTGGGTGCTACCAAAGCCGCCAAGCAGATTGCCCTGCGCATCAAATTCGAGTTCCGCCCGCTCGCGGACCCACCTCGTCTCGCCGGCGACCACGATGCGGTGCTCGACGTCATAGGGAACGCCATGCAGGGCAGCCGACCAGGATTGATCGAGGAAGGCCTGGTCGTCGGGATGCGAGATCGACAGAAAGGTCTCGTAGGTCAGGGGCGTGCCCTTGGGAGTACCGAAGATGCGATGGTTTTCATCTGACCACAGCAATTGGTTCTTCTGGACATTGAGGCGCCAGCTGCCGGTCTGGGCGACCGCCTGGGCCCGCCGGAGATCGGCTTCGTTGTCGCGGAGCGCCTGCTCCATGCGCTTGCGGGCGCTGATATCCGCCAGATAGCCATGCCAGAGAATGCTGCCGTCGGCTTCACGCTGCGGCATCGAATGGCCGTCAACCCACACCTCGCCCTTGTCGGGATGGCAAACCCGGAATTCGTCCCGCCAAGGGGTCATCGACGCGGCGGAATGGGCAATCGTCTCGTTGACATGGCCAAGATCGTCGGGGTGAATGCGCTCAAAGAGCGGCCTCGCGTCATCCCGGACAGCCTCCGGCTGGATACCATAAAGCCCGACCAGTGCGCCACTGGCGTAAGGAATACAGGCGCTGCCATCGGGACGCAAGCGGTAGGAGCAGATCACGCCCGGCACGGTCGCGACGATCTTGGTCAGCCATTCCTGCAACTCGAGCTGCCGGCGCAGCGCCGCCTCGGCCTGCTTCTGCGCCGTGATGTCCTGGACCACCGCGTTCGAGCGGATCGGACGACCCTGCTCATCGCGCAACGGGGCCAATTGCACATTGACCCAGACGACGCTGCCATCCTTGCGCACATAGCGCTTGTCGACGACATAGACGTCACCCCCTCCTTCCATGGTGGAACGAAAATCCTGCCAGTTGCTCTCCCGGTCATCCGGGTGCGTGATGTCGCGGAAGGACATGGTCAGCAGTTCGTCCGCCGCATAGCCGGTGATTTCGCAGAATTTGCGGTTCACGCGCAGGATGCGGCCGGTCGTCGGGTCGGACTGGGCACTGCCCAGCACCGAAAACTCGAACATGCTGCGAAATTCCGCCTCGCTTTGGCGCAACGCGGCTTCCGTCGCCTTGCGCGCGGTGATGTCGCGATGCCGGTAGAGCTTGCCGGAAAAGCTGCCGTCAGCCGTGGCGATCTGCGTAACCAGGTTTTCCGACCAGAACTCAGAGCCGTCCTTGCGCCGGCAGCGCACTTCGGAAGGAGCGCGGGGCAGCCCGGCATTGCTCTGGATCTCCTTTTGTCCGAGCTCTAAGGCATCGGCATTTTCGGCATAAAGAAAGTCGGTGGCACGGCCGCGCGCCTCGTCCGCCGAAAAGCCGAAGAGTCGGCTGAAGGCCTGATTGGTCAGCGCGATGCCCCCTCGCTCGTCGGCAACGACGACAGCGTCGACCATGAAGTCGCAGACCAGACGAAGCAACGCGGCCGAGTCGCTGGGCGTGTAGCATTCGGCAGACTGCGGCGCGGCCGTGGTCATGACAGGGCAGTTCAGTTGCTGAGTCACCAAGGCATCGCTCCCAAAAATAACAAGAACTCGCGTTTCTCCGCGCACGGGTTACCGCTGCACCCGGCCAATTTGGCAGCACAGAGCATGCCCATGTCAAGCCAGGCGCGCAGCCCCTACGGCGGCCAGCCGAATTCAGGCGCTCAGCGCCAGGCTGGCCCACAGGTGGGC
This genomic window contains:
- a CDS encoding PAS domain S-box protein; its protein translation is MTQQLNCPVMTTAAPQSAECYTPSDSAALLRLVCDFMVDAVVVADERGGIALTNQAFSRLFGFSADEARGRATDFLYAENADALELGQKEIQSNAGLPRAPSEVRCRRKDGSEFWSENLVTQIATADGSFSGKLYRHRDITARKATEAALRQSEAEFRSMFEFSVLGSAQSDPTTGRILRVNRKFCEITGYAADELLTMSFRDITHPDDRESNWQDFRSTMEGGGDVYVVDKRYVRKDGSVVWVNVQLAPLRDEQGRPIRSNAVVQDITAQKQAEAALRRQLELQEWLTKIVATVPGVICSYRLRPDGSACIPYASGALVGLYGIQPEAVRDDARPLFERIHPDDLGHVNETIAHSAASMTPWRDEFRVCHPDKGEVWVDGHSMPQREADGSILWHGYLADISARKRMEQALRDNEADLRRAQAVAQTGSWRLNVQKNQLLWSDENHRIFGTPKGTPLTYETFLSISHPDDQAFLDQSWSAALHGVPYDVEHRIVVAGETRWVRERAELEFDAQGNLLGGFGSTQDITERKRAEAALSASESRFRLAMEAVAGVVYDWDRETDTTFWSSGLGRIFGVSGLDAESGRSWWRENVHPADLERIRKEIFRDLKARSGQIQLEYRMRHSAGHWLHISDCVHIVRDAEGRTERVVGSLTDISARKSAETSLRRINDSLELKVAQRTAEAEARALALLESERFARSTIDALDFALCVLDASGQIIAVNKAWRESAVANGGDASKLCEGSNYLEVCDAAARDADQVAAQVAAAIRAALAGGSQNYSIEYECNTPQERRWYVMRLCGFPGDGPLRLVIKHENITVRKLAVEEQMESARSLKRLAAHLETVREEQSATIAREVHDELGGTLTMVKLGLATVAGNLKASAAQQASIQRILGQLDDALQTVKRISADLRPATLDTLGLVATIKWHAAQFSQLTGISTELRLPEYVRLSRERSTAIFRIVQEALTNIAKHAGASRAFISMRKHKGYLNVEISDDGVGLAEDCRLKPDSFGLIGMRERAQYLGGQLSITGLPDAGTCLSLRIPLEDGKEDRKANDETDIDC